The following coding sequences lie in one Lolium perenne isolate Kyuss_39 chromosome 2, Kyuss_2.0, whole genome shotgun sequence genomic window:
- the LOC127336011 gene encoding putative glycerol-3-phosphate transporter 1, translating into MGSSGEPRSKMGTIKPLGIQLFECVRGGPLSFRSSQALVLVLTFLSYASYHATRKTTSIVKSVLDPKTANLGMLHWPSQQYLQDLQGAANNTALTSGWAPFNGDGGTALLGEIDLAFLGVYAIGMFFAGHLGDRVDLRILLTVGMVGTGLFTTAFGAGYWLNIHSFYYFLAVQMIAGLFQSTGWPSVVAVVGNWFGKSKRGLIMGIWNAHTSVGNISGSLIAAAMLKFGWSWSFAVPGAMIALVGLAVFLFLPVDPEVIGIEDDRHVRDYEKNDTDVPLLEGRSDSRDEAVGFIQAWRIPGVAPFALCLFFCKLVAYTFLYWLPFYLSHTEIGGEYLSDSAAGVLSTLFDVGGVVGGILAGHISDRLDARALTAASFTFCAIPALFFYRIYGSISLTWNAALMLLTGVLVNGPYALITTAVSADLGTHSSLNGNSRALATVTAIIDGTGSIGAAVGPLLTGYISARSWSGVFTMLMVSALIAGLLLSRLVVAEISAKMEARRRTEPASDLPVSSLEEP; encoded by the exons ATGGGTTCCTCAGGTGAACCCAGAAGCAAAATGGGCACCATAAAGCCCTTGGGGATTCAGCTCTTCGAGTGTGTCCGGGGTGGACCTCTCTCCTTCAGATCATCGCAGGCTCTTGTATTGGTACTGACATTCCTATCCTACGCTAGCTACCATGCCACTAGGAAAACTACAAGCATTGTCAAGAGTGTTCTTGATCCCAAGACGGCCAACCTTGGCATGTTGCACTGGCCCAGTCAGCAGTATCTTCAGGACCTACAAGGTGCAGCGAACAACACGGCTCTAACCAGTGGGTGGGCTCCGTTCAATGGCGACGGTGGCACCGCGTTGCTCGGCGAGATTGACTTGGCCTTCCTCGGTGTATATGCAATCGGCATGTTCTTTgccggccatttgggtgaccgggTGGATCTGAGGATCCTTCTGACAGTCGGAATGGTAGGAACCGGGCTGTTCACCACTGCCTTCGGAGCTGGATACTGGCTCAACATACACAGCTTCTACTACTTTCTGGCCGTCCAGATGATCGCCGGCCTGTTTCAGTCGACCGGGTGGCCGTCGGTTGTCGCGGTAGTCGGCAACTGGTTCGGCAAGAGCAAGAGGGGGCTGATCATGGGAATCTGGAACGCTCACACGTCTGTGGGGAACATATCTGGCTCTCTGATTGCTGCTGCCATGCTGAAGTTCGGATGGAGTTGGTCGTTTGCAGTGCCTGGTGCCATGATCGCGTTGGTTGGGCTCGCCGTGTTTCTGTTCTTGCCTGTTGATCCGGAGGTGATCGGGATCGAGGACGATCGCCATGTGAGGGATTATGAGAAGAATGACACGGACGTTCCTCTGTTGGAGGGACGATCAGATTCAAGAGACGAGGCAGTGGGGTTCATTCAGGCATGGAGGATTCCTGGCGTTGCTCCCTTCGCTCTCTGCCTCTTCTTCTGCAAGCTTGTCGCCTACACGTTCCTCTACTGGCTTCCATTCTATCTCAGCCACACAG AGATCGGAGGGGAATATCTGTCAGACTCTGCTGCCGGGGTACTGTCGACTCTGTTCGACGTGGGAGGTGTCGTCGGCGGCATCCTGGCCGGCCACATCTCCGACCGCCTTGACGCGCGGGCGCTGACGGCGGCGAGCTTCACCTTCTGCGCGATACCGGCCCTCTTCTTCTACCGCATATACGGGAGCATCTCGTTGACATGGAACGCCGCGCTCATGTTGCTCACGGGGGTGCTGGTGAACGGGCCCTACGCGCTCATCACAACCGCCGTCTCTGCCGACCTCGGCACGCACAGCTCGCTGAACGGCAACTCCCGCGCGCTGGCCACCGTGACGGCGATCATCGACGGCACGGGGTCCATCGGCGCCGCCGTCGGCCCGCTGCTGACGGGCTACATCTCTGCCAGGAGCTGGAGCGGCGTGTTCACGATGCTGATGGTGTCGGCGCTCATCGCCGGGCTGCTGCTGTCGAGGCTGGTGGTGGCGGAGATCTCCGCGAAGATGGAGGCACGCAGGAGGACTGAACCCGCGAGCGATCTGCCCGTGTCCTCCTTGGAGGAACCTTAG